One window of the Arthrobacter sp. D5-1 genome contains the following:
- a CDS encoding ISL3 family transposase, whose amino-acid sequence MDVLYAFIKSQELRALNEPTSPRPDAATAIFNLPDYRVTGTEVLAFGQRRIRVVATAEAGCPSCGVISTRVHSRRSQRLRDIPVAGPVEVVWAKRRFFCDEYLCPRRTFTEETAEVPRRARSTRRLREALVAAVIGSGRAAAEAASSFGVSWWLVQRALDSAALTLPDVDALAPRMLGIDEHRYRSVRFFRDPATKAWKRYEPWMTTIVDLDTGQVLGIVDGRDSEGVGDWLFARPLQWRLGVQVVAIDPSAAFRKALRMWLPRTAVSVDAFHLVKLGNDMLTEVRQRLTQQTHGRRGRSIDPVWANRRLLLRAGDTLSDRARDRLSNVFATDDVTGKLQAAWLVKEQLRALLTTGSLADAAAAKDRLQVLVERAAQPETNRLWRTICRWWKEIEVLIVTGATTAKVEANNTAIKHIKRTGRGFTNARNYKTRILLRSAARTAA is encoded by the coding sequence ATGGATGTTCTCTACGCATTCATCAAGAGTCAGGAGCTACGAGCCTTGAACGAGCCTACTTCGCCGCGCCCCGATGCTGCCACCGCCATTTTCAACCTGCCCGACTACCGGGTCACCGGCACCGAGGTCCTCGCCTTCGGGCAGCGACGGATCCGCGTCGTGGCCACCGCCGAGGCCGGCTGCCCGTCCTGCGGCGTGATCAGCACCCGCGTGCATTCACGCCGGTCACAACGCCTGCGTGACATCCCTGTCGCCGGCCCGGTCGAAGTGGTCTGGGCCAAGCGGAGGTTCTTCTGCGATGAGTACCTGTGCCCCCGCCGGACATTCACCGAGGAGACAGCCGAGGTACCGCGCCGGGCACGGTCCACCCGCCGGCTCCGTGAGGCCCTGGTGGCCGCCGTGATCGGTTCCGGGAGGGCCGCCGCCGAGGCTGCCTCTTCATTCGGTGTCTCGTGGTGGCTTGTCCAGCGGGCACTGGATTCCGCGGCGCTGACGCTGCCCGATGTCGATGCCCTGGCACCGCGGATGCTCGGCATCGATGAACACCGCTACCGGTCCGTGCGGTTCTTCCGCGACCCTGCCACGAAGGCCTGGAAACGCTACGAACCCTGGATGACCACCATCGTCGATCTCGACACCGGACAAGTCCTCGGGATCGTTGACGGCCGCGACAGCGAGGGGGTAGGAGACTGGCTGTTCGCCCGCCCGCTTCAGTGGCGGCTGGGCGTGCAGGTCGTTGCCATCGACCCCTCGGCGGCGTTCCGCAAGGCCCTGCGGATGTGGCTTCCACGCACCGCTGTCTCAGTCGACGCGTTCCACCTGGTCAAGCTCGGCAACGACATGCTCACCGAAGTCCGGCAACGACTCACCCAGCAGACCCATGGTCGGCGGGGGCGCTCCATCGATCCGGTCTGGGCCAACCGGCGACTGCTCCTGCGCGCCGGGGACACGCTCTCGGATCGGGCCCGGGACAGGCTCAGCAACGTGTTCGCGACCGACGATGTCACCGGGAAGCTGCAGGCCGCGTGGCTGGTCAAGGAACAGCTCCGGGCCCTGCTGACTACCGGCTCTCTTGCCGACGCTGCCGCCGCGAAGGACCGGCTGCAGGTCCTGGTCGAGCGAGCCGCGCAGCCGGAGACGAACCGGCTGTGGCGCACAATCTGCCGGTGGTGGAAAGAGATCGAAGTCCTCATTGTCACCGGTGCGACAACCGCGAAAGTGGAAGCCAACAACACCGCGATAAAACACATAAAGAGGACGGGTCGGGGATTCACCAACGCACGCAACTACAAAACCCGTATCCTGTTGCGCAGTGCCGCCAGAACAGCGGCATGA
- a CDS encoding histidine phosphatase family protein yields the protein MNAATSPRPQLWILRHGETEWSKSGQYTGLTDLPLTVEGEQQAVEARKVLEGIDFDLVLTSPLRRARRTAELAGYPEAVHEPLAVEWNYGDYEGISSDLIRKDNPDYLIWTDGVPNGETLDEVAARADKIIGRVLESGMDNVLVVAHGHFSRILTARWLEMDAREGRHFILGTAKVCTLGWDKRTPAIVRWGL from the coding sequence ATGAACGCTGCGACTTCCCCACGTCCGCAACTTTGGATCCTTCGCCACGGCGAGACGGAATGGTCCAAGAGCGGCCAGTACACCGGCCTGACGGACCTTCCCCTCACTGTTGAGGGTGAACAGCAGGCTGTGGAGGCCCGCAAGGTCCTGGAGGGCATCGACTTCGACCTCGTCCTGACCTCGCCGCTGCGCCGTGCCCGTCGCACGGCGGAACTGGCCGGCTACCCGGAAGCCGTGCACGAGCCCCTTGCGGTCGAATGGAACTACGGCGACTACGAAGGCATCAGCTCCGACCTCATCCGCAAGGACAACCCGGACTACCTCATCTGGACCGATGGCGTGCCCAACGGTGAAACCTTGGACGAAGTAGCCGCCCGGGCAGACAAGATCATTGGACGCGTCCTGGAATCCGGAATGGACAATGTCCTGGTGGTGGCACACGGGCATTTCTCCAGGATCCTCACCGCGCGATGGCTGGAAATGGATGCGCGCGAAGGCCGGCACTTCATTCTCGGAACTGCAAAAGTCTGCACTCTCGGGTGGGATAAGCGGACGCCGGCAATTGTGCGTTGGGGCCTCTAG
- a CDS encoding CCA tRNA nucleotidyltransferase, translating to MAHVLDSSSVNFTIDPVVLDLGQRFVDAGFELSLVGGPVRDLFLGRTSPDLDFTTDATPDQTIAVIKKWADNFWEIGRAFGTIGMKKSGFQIEITTYRAEAYDPDSRKPVVAFGNSLTDDLLRRDFTINAMALRLPSLELVDPFGGVRDLHASELATPGAPEASFSDDPLRMMRAARFASQLGVSVHDDVRLAMSQMADRIKIISAERVREELVKLINGAHPRVGIDLLVDTGLAEFVLPEVSALRLEADEHHRHKDVYQHSLQVLEQAAALETGPDGPVPGPDFVLRFAALMHDVGKPATRRFEPGGAVSFRHHDVVGSKLTAKRMKALRFDNESIKAVSRLVELHMRFYGYGDAGWSDSAVRRYVTDAGPLLERLHRLTRSDVTTRNQRKADRLSFAYDDLEQRITTLLEQESLAAVRPDLDGAQIMALLGLKPGPVVGRAYKFLLEERMEHGPLSPEEAEQKLLAWWEAQPESAVVEPLTETEEPS from the coding sequence ATGGCGCACGTATTGGACAGCTCTTCAGTTAACTTCACCATCGATCCGGTGGTGCTCGACCTCGGGCAGCGCTTTGTCGATGCCGGCTTTGAGCTGTCCCTGGTGGGTGGACCTGTGCGCGACCTCTTCCTGGGGAGGACATCCCCGGACCTTGACTTCACCACCGATGCCACGCCGGACCAGACAATCGCCGTCATCAAGAAGTGGGCGGACAACTTCTGGGAAATCGGACGCGCCTTCGGCACCATCGGAATGAAGAAGAGCGGCTTCCAGATCGAGATCACCACCTACCGCGCGGAGGCTTACGACCCCGATTCACGCAAGCCGGTGGTGGCGTTCGGCAACTCCCTGACCGATGACCTGCTGCGGCGCGACTTCACCATCAATGCCATGGCACTGCGGTTGCCCAGCCTGGAACTCGTGGACCCGTTCGGCGGTGTCCGCGACCTCCACGCCTCCGAGCTCGCCACACCCGGTGCGCCCGAGGCATCCTTCTCCGACGATCCCCTGCGCATGATGCGTGCGGCACGTTTCGCGTCCCAGCTGGGCGTGTCGGTCCACGACGACGTCCGTCTGGCGATGTCACAAATGGCCGACCGTATCAAGATCATCTCCGCCGAGCGCGTCCGTGAAGAGCTGGTCAAGCTCATCAACGGAGCGCACCCGCGTGTGGGCATCGACCTCCTGGTGGACACAGGGCTCGCAGAGTTCGTGCTTCCGGAGGTGTCAGCCCTGAGGCTCGAAGCCGACGAACACCACCGCCATAAGGACGTGTACCAGCACTCCCTGCAGGTACTGGAGCAGGCCGCTGCCTTGGAAACGGGACCTGACGGTCCAGTGCCCGGCCCGGACTTCGTGCTGAGGTTCGCTGCGCTGATGCACGACGTCGGCAAGCCGGCGACGCGTCGTTTTGAACCGGGCGGCGCGGTCAGCTTCCGTCATCACGATGTTGTGGGGTCCAAGCTGACGGCGAAGAGAATGAAGGCACTGCGTTTTGACAACGAGTCGATCAAAGCAGTGTCCCGCCTGGTGGAACTCCACATGCGCTTCTACGGCTACGGCGACGCGGGCTGGAGCGATTCCGCGGTCCGCCGGTACGTGACCGACGCCGGTCCCCTGTTGGAGCGTCTGCACCGCCTCACGCGTTCCGACGTCACCACGCGTAACCAGCGCAAGGCCGACCGCCTGTCCTTCGCCTACGATGACCTTGAGCAACGCATCACGACGCTCTTGGAGCAGGAGTCGCTGGCGGCTGTGCGGCCCGACCTTGATGGAGCGCAGATCATGGCACTCCTGGGGCTCAAGCCCGGTCCCGTGGTGGGCAGGGCCTACAAGTTCCTTCTCGAAGAACGCATGGAACACGGACCACTGTCCCCCGAGGAAGCCGAGCAGAAGCTTTTGGCTTGGTGGGAAGCGCAACCCGAGTCCGCCGTCGTCGAGCCTTTGACCGAAACTGAGGAGCCTTCATGA